From the genome of Nicotiana sylvestris chromosome 2, ASM39365v2, whole genome shotgun sequence, one region includes:
- the LOC138868096 gene encoding uncharacterized protein, with product MSRAAKPEAPEACFDQFLEFHEQLVQAVAEMVSIQAATASNEMSQTSNAEPENGTPILHEIVQNSLEESRDSESNASKRRAALYKSIAVFPPERSDQKSILGKHLRSTSKAIKGALSNNNTNINENDENKKPTSSSTSSSSLSNTIKLGKQIESESGSWFMDFLEKSLEKGLKKAKGKVPQSFLLKVINWVEVEQFDSNKRPIHPKAGHIARKLRIKVKNP from the coding sequence ATGAGTAGAGCTGCAAAACCGGAAGCGCCAGAAGCATGTTTCgatcaatttcttgagtttcaTGAACAACTTGTGCAAGCTGTAGCAGAAATGGTATCCATTCAAGCAGCAACAGCTTCAAATGAAATGTCACAAACTTCAAATGCTGAACCAGAGAATGGCACCCCTATTTTACATGAAATAGTGCAGAATTCACTGGAAGAATCACGAGACAGCGAATCAAATGCATCTAAAAGGAGAGCTGCACTTTACAAATCCATTGCAGTGTTTCCTCCTGAAAGGAGTGATCAAAAGTCAATTCTTGGGAAGCATTTGAGATCAACATCAAAGGCAATAAAAGGAGCACTATccaataataatacaaacataaATGAGAACGATGAGAACAAGAAACCGACTTCTTCTTCCACAAGCAGCAGCAGCCTTTCGAATACAATCAAATTGGGAAAGCAGATTGAGAGTGAAAGTGGAAGTTGGTTTATGGATTTTCTTGAAAAGTCCCTAGAGAAAGGGCTGAAAAAGGCTAAAGGAAAAGTCCCTCAATCGTTCTTGCTTAAAGTGATTAATTGGGTAGAAGTGGAACAGTTTGATTCTAATAAACGTCCTATTCATCCTAAAGCAGGACACATAGCCAGGAAGTTGAGGATCAAAGTGAAGAATCCTTGA
- the LOC104224163 gene encoding uncharacterized protein — protein MAALAPGILLKLLNGMKSGVKPTSEHRSSLLQVTDIVPADLDEKNLWPKHGFFIKVSDSSHSIYVSLPYEQDDLVLSNKMQLGQFIYVDRLEPGSPVPVVKGAKPLPGRHPLVGTPEPLMGLREKGEKVEQKFKQNMSAPPRRGSWGIGQNGTEVVVASSPQVLKPVPIDFDQCTPIKERSSAVKISRVIPMSPVIRGKLTKDGGGGGGGPSSTMVRSSVGGALLSKLIEANSPAMVRKSCATPSMLKFPRSRSVTDRNREERIFKPPLNSATQEKKSTTPPPSLRSARMAASPTVGRDSQRLSNSKKSCQEQQQSKPIDSNQDNTSLTVNFPGKLSILGKEAVQQKRKCTENCSSSTKGCISHRKSCAVT, from the exons ATGGCAGCATTAGCACCAGGAATTTTGTTGAAGCTACTAAATGGAATGAAATCAGGTGTGAAGCCAACAAGTGAACACAGGAGTTCACTTTTACAGGTTACTGATATTGTCCCTGCAGATCTTGACGAGAAAAATCTATGGCCAAAGCATGGATTTTTCATCAAGGTTTCAGATTCTTCACATTCGATTTATGTAAGTCTTCCATATGAACAAGATGACTTGGTTTTAAGCAATAAAATGCAGTTAGGGCAGTTCATTTATGTCGATAGATTAGAGCCCGGTTCGCCTGTTCCTGTCGTTAAAGGCGCGAAGCCTCTCCCCGGAAGGCACCCTCTTGTAGGAACTCCAGAACCATTAATGGGATTGAGAGAAAAAGGCGAAAAAGTTGAACAAAAATTTAAGCAAAATATGTCAGCTCCTCCAAGAAGGGGTTCTTGGGGAATAGGCCAAAATGGGACAGAAGTAGTTGTTGCTTCATCTCCTCAAGTTCTGAAGCCGGTCCCTATTGATTTCGATCAATGTACGCCGATTAAGGAAAGGTCTAGTGCTGTCAAGATATCGCGAGTTATTCCAATGTCACCTGTTATTCGAGGGAAATTAACTAAAgacggaggaggaggaggaggaggcccGAGCAGTACTATGGTAAGGTCATCCGTTGGTGGCGCGTTGTTGTCTAAATTGATAGAGGCTAATAGTCCTGCTATGGTAAGGAAAAGTTGTGCTACACCTAGCATGTTGAAATTTCCTAGGAGCAGAAGTGTAACTGATCGCAATCGAGAAGAGAGGATTTTCAAGCCTCCTTTAAATTCAGCT aCACAGGAAAAGAAAAGTACAACTCCACCACCAAGTTTAAGGAGTGCAAGAATGGCAGCTTCTCCAACTGTAGGCAGAGATTCTCAGAGGCTTTCCAATTCCAAAAAGTCTTGTCAAGAACAACAACAATCTAAGCCTATTGATTCAAACCAAGACAACACCAGTTTGACTGTTAATTTTCCTGGAAAACTTAGTATCTTGGGAAAG GAAGCTGTACAGCAAAAGAGAAAATGCACAGAAAATTGCTCTTCAAGCACTAAGGGATGCATCAGCCACAGAAAATCTTGTGCGGTCACTTAA